One stretch of Thalassovita sp. DNA includes these proteins:
- a CDS encoding ATPase has protein sequence MIYRSADDWLKAPQKRILFFGMSGLGKTYLSNILRDQGDWFHYSIDYRIGTRYMGEYIADNAKREAMKVPFLRELLMSDSIHISSNITFENLTPVSSYLGKPGNPEKGGLPYEEYTRRQEQFRQAEIKALMDTTYFIERAEALYGYPHFICDTGGSICEWVDPEDPNDPILKTLANNTLLVWLKGDEAHTDELIRRFDRAPKPMSYQAAFLDRVWTEYLTLFKMTPEQVDPDEFIRWTYAQALAHRQPRYEAMARNWGITLTMEEVATVKSAEDFGMLIAKSLEHS, from the coding sequence ATGATCTATCGCAGTGCAGACGATTGGCTGAAGGCGCCGCAGAAGCGCATCTTGTTTTTTGGCATGTCGGGGTTGGGCAAAACCTACCTGTCCAACATTCTGCGCGATCAGGGCGACTGGTTTCACTACTCCATCGATTACCGCATCGGCACCCGCTACATGGGCGAATATATCGCCGACAACGCCAAACGTGAGGCGATGAAGGTGCCGTTCCTGCGGGAACTCTTGATGTCGGACTCGATCCATATCAGCTCCAACATCACCTTTGAGAACCTGACGCCGGTGTCTTCTTATCTGGGCAAACCGGGCAACCCCGAAAAGGGTGGCCTGCCCTATGAGGAATACACCCGCCGTCAAGAACAGTTCCGTCAGGCCGAGATCAAGGCGCTGATGGACACCACCTATTTCATTGAGCGCGCGGAAGCGCTTTATGGCTATCCGCATTTCATCTGCGACACCGGCGGGTCAATCTGTGAATGGGTGGACCCCGAAGATCCCAACGATCCGATCCTCAAGACACTGGCCAACAACACCCTGCTGGTCTGGCTGAAGGGCGATGAGGCCCATACCGATGAGCTGATCCGCCGCTTTGATCGTGCGCCCAAGCCGATGTCGTATCAGGCGGCCTTCCTTGATCGGGTCTGGACCGAATATCTGACCCTGTTCAAAATGACCCCGGAACAGGTCGACCCGGATGAGTTTATCCGCTGGACCTATGCCCAGGCGCTGGCCCACCGCCAGCCGCGCTATGAGGCGATGGCGCGCAATTGGGGCATCACGCTGACCATGGAAGAGGTGGCCACGGTCAAATCCGCTGAAGATTTCGGCATGTTGATTGCAAAGTCACTTGAGCACAGCTGA
- the metA gene encoding homoserine O-acetyltransferase MetA — protein MPIKLPADLPAFDVLSREGVMVMSDDRAMRQDIRPLKIGLLNLMPKKIQTENQFARLIGATPLQIELTLIRMSEHQTKNTAAEHMASFYRPFEEVKASGEKFDGLIITGAPIEHLPFEEVTYWQELTEVFEWTQTHVHSTFGVCWGGMAMIHHFNGVAKHMLDHKAFGCFRHQNRAPASPYLRGFSDDCVIPVSRWTEISQSEVDEKSDLVTLLGSDEVGPCLIEDPKHRALYIFNHFEYDSGTLKEEYDRDVDAGTEINVPMNYYPEDDPSRDPQNRWRSHAHLLYGNWINQIYQTTAFNMDDIGSERRD, from the coding sequence ATGCCGATTAAACTGCCCGCCGACCTGCCTGCCTTTGACGTGCTTTCGCGCGAAGGCGTGATGGTGATGTCGGACGACCGGGCCATGCGGCAGGACATTCGACCGCTGAAAATCGGCCTGCTCAATCTGATGCCGAAAAAGATCCAGACGGAGAACCAGTTCGCCCGTCTGATCGGCGCCACCCCGTTGCAGATTGAGCTGACGCTCATCCGGATGAGTGAACATCAGACCAAGAACACCGCCGCCGAACATATGGCCAGCTTCTACCGCCCGTTTGAGGAGGTCAAAGCCTCGGGTGAGAAGTTTGACGGGCTGATCATCACCGGCGCGCCGATTGAGCATCTGCCGTTTGAAGAGGTCACCTACTGGCAGGAACTGACTGAGGTCTTTGAATGGACCCAGACCCATGTGCATTCCACCTTCGGCGTCTGCTGGGGCGGCATGGCGATGATCCACCATTTCAACGGTGTCGCCAAACATATGCTGGACCACAAGGCCTTTGGCTGTTTCCGCCATCAAAACCGCGCCCCGGCCTCGCCCTATCTGCGCGGGTTTTCGGATGACTGCGTGATCCCGGTCAGCCGTTGGACTGAAATCAGCCAGTCTGAGGTGGACGAAAAATCGGACCTTGTGACGCTTCTGGGCAGTGATGAGGTGGGTCCCTGCCTGATTGAGGATCCCAAACACCGGGCGCTCTATATTTTCAACCACTTCGAATATGACAGTGGCACGCTGAAAGAAGAATACGACCGCGACGTGGATGCGGGCACCGAGATCAACGTGCCGATGAACTACTACCCCGAGGATGATCCCTCCCGCGATCCGCAGAACCGCTGGCGCAGCCACGCGCATCTGCTTTACGGCAACTGGATCAACCAGATTTACCAGACAACCGCGTTCAATATGGACGATATCGGCAGCGAGAGACGTGACTGA
- a CDS encoding cytochrome c3 family protein — protein MRMPPAKSLRLYATLMIVPVTALSVSVMIPGQGQRVLAHGPLLEKHDGLACSTCHLRALGSTRQQIQAELRHMVGLRQTPVDFGYQPVRSDQCLHCHARANERHPIYRFQEPRFRQALTEVAATSCLGCHSEHGDVKIHSGSTFCSVCHDGLALKSDPLDVSHVTLIRESLWDSCMGCHDFHGNHGHNTPDRIENALPIQEVQAYLRGGHDPYGGFKYYRGATP, from the coding sequence ATGCGCATGCCACCTGCAAAATCGCTGCGTCTCTATGCGACTTTGATGATTGTGCCGGTCACGGCGCTGTCGGTTTCGGTGATGATCCCGGGGCAGGGGCAACGGGTGTTGGCGCATGGTCCGCTGTTGGAAAAACATGACGGGCTGGCCTGCAGCACCTGTCATCTGCGGGCCCTGGGCAGCACGCGGCAACAGATCCAGGCGGAGCTGCGCCATATGGTTGGGCTGCGCCAAACGCCGGTTGATTTTGGCTATCAGCCGGTGCGTTCAGATCAATGCCTGCATTGTCACGCCCGCGCCAATGAACGCCATCCGATCTATCGCTTTCAGGAACCCAGGTTCCGTCAGGCACTGACAGAGGTGGCGGCAACCAGCTGTCTGGGCTGCCATTCAGAACACGGCGATGTGAAAATCCACAGCGGCAGCACCTTCTGCAGTGTCTGCCATGACGGTCTGGCGCTTAAGTCCGACCCGCTGGATGTGTCACACGTGACGTTGATCCGCGAAAGCCTATGGGACAGTTGCATGGGCTGCCATGATTTCCATGGCAACCACGGCCACAACACCCCGGACCGGATCGAAAATGCGCTGCCGATCCAGGAGGTGCAGGCCTATCTGCGCGGCGGGCATGACCCTTATGGCGGTTTCAAATACTATCGCGGGGCAACACCATGA
- the rplM gene encoding 50S ribosomal protein L13, which produces MKTFSATPADIEKKWIIIDAEGVVLGRLASIVAMRLRGKHKPSFTPHMDMGDNVIVINADKIQLSGNKRADKKYYWHTGHPGGIKHRTAGQILEGAYPERVVTAAVKRMLPGNRLSRQQMTNLRVYAGAEHPHEAQAPEVVDVKSMNSKNTRS; this is translated from the coding sequence ATGAAAACCTTCTCTGCTACTCCGGCAGACATCGAGAAGAAATGGATCATCATCGACGCCGAAGGCGTGGTGCTGGGCCGTCTCGCTTCGATCGTCGCCATGCGTCTGCGTGGCAAGCACAAGCCGTCCTTCACTCCTCACATGGACATGGGCGACAACGTGATTGTCATCAACGCTGACAAGATCCAGCTGTCCGGCAACAAGCGTGCCGACAAGAAATACTACTGGCACACCGGTCACCCGGGCGGCATCAAGCACCGCACCGCGGGTCAGATCCTGGAAGGCGCCTATCCTGAGCGCGTTGTAACCGCAGCCGTCAAGCGCATGTTGCCGGGCAACCGCCTGAGCCGCCAGCAGATGACCAACCTGCGCGTCTACGCCGGTGCTGAGCACCCGCACGAAGCCCAAGCCCCCGAAGTTGTGGACGTGAAGTCCATGAACTCGAAGAACACCCGGAGCTAA
- a CDS encoding phytanoyl-CoA dioxygenase family protein yields the protein MSQLKTRFERDGYVIVPGFLSPETLTGLRSITATVLDGLDAAHREKFKATGSLCNFGDHPEFAEIVAHPDVLPLLQGLGYDDIRWLAGYLISKPGKAPPLFWHQDWWGWSEAVSYRAAPMGIGLMYYLSDTRPENGCLRVIPGSHRRWHPLHDLPDAHGDALSRAEDLQSPAFASHPDEVAVKVTAGDLVIMDSRLLHSAYANTSGAERSLLTLWYLPEFSSLPDGIRNQLHQIFARTDLDIDADKTAPPCPADWPAAARQQVTDLFPTPADHPTERIFQRRPDPKRMLKT from the coding sequence ATGTCGCAGCTTAAAACCCGCTTTGAACGCGATGGATATGTCATCGTCCCGGGCTTCCTCAGCCCGGAAACCCTGACCGGATTGCGCAGCATCACTGCCACTGTGCTGGACGGTCTGGATGCCGCGCATCGGGAAAAATTCAAAGCCACCGGATCGCTCTGTAACTTTGGTGACCACCCCGAATTTGCCGAAATCGTCGCCCACCCGGATGTCCTGCCGCTGCTGCAGGGCCTGGGCTATGACGATATCCGCTGGCTGGCCGGTTACCTGATTTCGAAACCCGGCAAAGCGCCGCCGTTGTTCTGGCATCAGGACTGGTGGGGCTGGTCCGAGGCGGTTTCCTACCGCGCCGCGCCCATGGGCATCGGCTTGATGTATTACCTGTCAGACACACGGCCGGAAAACGGCTGTCTGCGGGTGATCCCGGGCAGTCACCGGCGCTGGCACCCTTTGCATGATCTGCCTGACGCCCATGGCGACGCGCTGAGCCGCGCCGAAGATCTGCAAAGCCCCGCCTTTGCCAGCCACCCCGATGAGGTCGCGGTGAAGGTCACTGCTGGCGATCTGGTCATCATGGATTCCCGGCTGCTGCATTCGGCCTATGCCAATACCTCTGGCGCGGAGCGGAGTCTCTTGACCCTGTGGTACCTGCCGGAGTTCAGCAGCCTGCCCGATGGTATCCGCAACCAGCTGCACCAGATCTTTGCCCGCACCGATCTGGATATTGACGCCGACAAAACCGCGCCGCCCTGCCCGGCAGACTGGCCCGCAGCGGCACGTCAGCAGGTGACGGACCTGTTCCCAACCCCCGCAGATCACCCGACAGAACGCATCTTCCAACGCCGCCCAGACCCAAAGCGGATGTTGAAAACCTAG
- a CDS encoding TetR/AcrR family transcriptional regulator has protein sequence MAKRGYHHGNLRQALVEAALHLIEEKGPTGFTLSEAAKTAGVTPAAVYRHFAGREDLIAEAARQGYDIFADVMQYAYETGQPSALAAFEATGRAYLAFARKYPGHYIAMFESGISVNKTPELAAVAQRARDVMERAATELSEHIPPEKRPPASMFSAHVWAMSHGVVELFARNSPGSQSPFPPDDLLETGIGIYLRGLGLIDSDQ, from the coding sequence ATGGCTAAACGCGGCTATCATCACGGCAACCTGCGCCAGGCGCTGGTCGAAGCGGCCCTGCATCTGATTGAGGAAAAAGGCCCTACCGGCTTCACCCTGTCAGAGGCGGCAAAAACCGCGGGCGTCACCCCGGCGGCGGTCTATCGCCATTTTGCCGGTCGTGAGGATCTGATCGCCGAAGCGGCGCGTCAGGGCTATGACATCTTTGCTGATGTAATGCAATACGCCTATGAGACCGGCCAACCCTCAGCACTTGCTGCTTTTGAGGCCACGGGGCGCGCCTACCTGGCCTTTGCACGCAAATATCCCGGCCATTACATCGCCATGTTCGAAAGCGGGATCTCGGTCAACAAAACCCCGGAACTGGCGGCGGTTGCCCAACGTGCCCGCGATGTGATGGAACGGGCAGCCACTGAACTGTCGGAACATATCCCGCCGGAAAAACGCCCCCCCGCCAGCATGTTTTCGGCCCATGTCTGGGCGATGAGCCACGGCGTGGTGGAACTGTTTGCGCGAAACTCCCCCGGCAGCCAATCGCCCTTCCCGCCGGACGATCTGCTGGAAACCGGCATCGGCATCTACCTGCGGGGGCTGGGGCTGATCGACAGCGATCAGTGA
- a CDS encoding alpha/beta hydrolase, protein MTDALTTLLVLLTGLGGWTHIRASAAELQAEKDFPPEGEFVDVDGRKVHVVVKGESGPDVVLIHGLSGNSRDFTHSLADRLASSYRVLVMDRPGMGYTDLLPSDNSIVEQARVLKKAAGALGAHLPIVVGQSYGGSVALAWAARFPNRLAALVTLGAPAYPFDPGMPLHYWLNSNPVLSQFSAPLITAFLPDSKVQSELAEVFAPQHPPLGYGSHIGAPLTLRRKCLRTNALHRANLVRELAALEPLYASITTPTEIIHGEADRTVSVDIHAIPLAKKIVDSNLTLLRGIGHMPHHVAREDVMRIIHRAAHRAGLR, encoded by the coding sequence GTGACTGACGCCCTAACCACTCTTCTTGTTTTGCTGACGGGGCTGGGCGGATGGACACATATCCGCGCCAGCGCGGCAGAGCTTCAGGCGGAAAAGGACTTTCCGCCTGAGGGAGAGTTTGTCGACGTTGACGGCCGCAAGGTGCATGTGGTTGTCAAAGGCGAAAGCGGCCCGGATGTAGTGCTAATCCATGGACTGTCGGGCAATTCACGCGATTTCACCCATTCGCTGGCGGATCGTCTGGCCAGCAGCTACCGCGTTTTGGTGATGGACCGCCCTGGCATGGGCTACACGGACCTTTTGCCCTCAGATAACTCGATCGTCGAACAGGCGCGCGTTTTGAAAAAGGCCGCCGGCGCCCTTGGTGCACATCTGCCCATTGTGGTGGGCCAGTCCTATGGTGGATCGGTAGCGCTGGCCTGGGCCGCGCGGTTTCCCAACCGTCTGGCCGCGCTGGTCACGCTGGGGGCCCCGGCCTACCCCTTTGATCCCGGTATGCCGCTGCATTACTGGCTGAACTCCAACCCGGTGCTCAGCCAGTTTTCCGCGCCGCTGATCACCGCCTTCCTGCCTGACAGCAAGGTGCAAAGCGAACTGGCCGAGGTTTTTGCCCCGCAACACCCGCCGCTGGGCTATGGCAGCCATATCGGCGCGCCCTTGACCCTGCGCCGCAAGTGTCTGCGCACCAACGCGCTGCACCGGGCCAATTTGGTGCGCGAACTGGCGGCACTGGAACCGCTTTACGCCTCGATCACAACGCCGACGGAAATTATCCATGGTGAGGCCGATCGCACGGTCTCGGTCGATATTCACGCCATTCCGCTGGCCAAGAAGATCGTCGATTCCAACCTGACCCTGCTGCGCGGCATCGGCCATATGCCCCACCATGTGGCGCGCGAAGATGTGATGCGCATCATTCACCGCGCCGCCCACCGTGCCGGATTGCGCTAA
- a CDS encoding PaaI family thioesterase, which yields MPLQMTAAELQDFVSEVFPQVKDDFVIEELEEMRVKVRMVIGEQHLRPGGTVSGPSMFALADVSVYLAVMAMIGPKALAVTTNSSLDFMRKPAAGVDLIAECRLLKLGKVLAVGDVLLFSEGMAAPVARASMTYSIPPR from the coding sequence ATGCCATTGCAAATGACCGCAGCGGAGTTGCAGGATTTTGTCAGCGAAGTTTTTCCGCAGGTGAAAGATGACTTTGTCATCGAAGAGCTGGAGGAGATGCGGGTCAAGGTGCGGATGGTCATCGGTGAGCAGCATCTGCGCCCGGGCGGCACGGTTTCCGGGCCATCGATGTTCGCGCTGGCCGATGTGTCGGTCTATCTGGCGGTGATGGCGATGATCGGCCCCAAGGCGCTGGCGGTGACCACCAATTCATCCCTCGATTTCATGCGCAAACCGGCCGCAGGTGTTGATCTGATTGCGGAATGTCGCCTGCTGAAACTGGGCAAAGTGCTGGCAGTGGGTGATGTGCTGCTGTTTTCCGAAGGCATGGCGGCGCCGGTTGCCCGTGCCTCCATGACCTATTCGATCCCGCCGCGGTGA
- the ppk2 gene encoding polyphosphate kinase 2: protein MPLPFDGAISQYHQTDAPAAIREQLRNAGKDDILSPSYPYREEIKRKTYEAEMAALQIELVKMQSWARETGARIAIVFEGRDAAGKGGTIKRFRENLNPRGARVVALSKPTEVEQTQWYFQRYIDHLPSAGQIAFFDRSWYNRGVVEKVFDFCTDDQREHFFSQVGAFENMLVDDGIHLVKFWLNVGRGEQLRRFLKREGDPLKQWKLSWIDVEGLKRWDSYTSAIQETLNRSHSATAPWTIIRSDDKKRARLAAIRHVLAGLDYSHKDTQALGAQDTSICGGPEIWDG, encoded by the coding sequence ATGCCCCTGCCCTTTGACGGCGCGATCAGCCAGTATCACCAGACCGATGCCCCCGCGGCGATCCGCGAGCAGCTGCGCAATGCCGGCAAGGATGACATCCTGTCGCCAAGCTACCCCTACCGCGAAGAGATCAAGCGCAAGACCTATGAGGCCGAGATGGCCGCGCTGCAGATTGAGCTGGTCAAAATGCAAAGCTGGGCGCGCGAAACCGGGGCGCGCATTGCAATTGTGTTTGAGGGACGCGACGCCGCCGGTAAGGGTGGCACCATCAAAAGGTTCCGCGAAAACCTCAACCCCCGGGGTGCCCGGGTTGTCGCCCTGTCAAAACCGACTGAGGTGGAACAGACCCAATGGTATTTCCAGCGCTACATCGATCACCTGCCCAGTGCAGGACAAATCGCGTTTTTTGACCGCAGTTGGTACAACCGCGGCGTTGTGGAAAAGGTGTTTGACTTCTGCACGGATGATCAGCGCGAACATTTCTTTTCCCAGGTCGGCGCCTTTGAAAACATGCTGGTGGATGACGGCATCCATCTGGTGAAGTTCTGGCTGAACGTCGGGCGCGGTGAACAATTGCGCCGCTTCCTGAAACGCGAAGGCGACCCGTTGAAACAGTGGAAACTCAGCTGGATCGATGTTGAGGGGCTGAAACGCTGGGACAGCTACACCAGCGCCATCCAAGAAACGCTAAATCGCAGCCATAGCGCGACTGCGCCGTGGACAATTATACGTTCGGATGACAAAAAGCGGGCTCGACTGGCCGCCATCCGCCATGTCCTTGCCGGATTGGACTATTCGCATAAGGACACACAGGCACTTGGCGCGCAGGACACATCGATTTGTGGAGGCCCCGAGATCTGGGATGGCTAA
- a CDS encoding c-type heme family protein: MTAWRTYSLAMAGTLCLGLYLFASAPPPLPDVDQTAQQGCLRPVGQLFDSVNAINQAARDVYTRDIVGPGLKSGLRFDEDWQQPAVEAGPLPALFLRLTSAKLEAMPIRLSLYLGSDAPINKSNLFDEVQLQQFRAMKDSREPVFATQDGFGQIAMYPDIAAAAPCVTCHNEHRDSPKVNWALNDVMGATTWVYPDEMVGADHYVAAVEATFQAVSLAYEDYLIKAAGFAKPLQPGSDWPGAATGTQQAVLPDSETFMKRVRLTAGPALAAGLLPLTQAEDKCKP, translated from the coding sequence ATGACAGCGTGGCGGACCTATAGTTTGGCGATGGCGGGCACCCTGTGTCTGGGGCTTTACCTCTTTGCCTCGGCGCCGCCGCCACTGCCTGACGTGGATCAGACCGCCCAGCAGGGATGTTTGCGCCCGGTTGGTCAGCTGTTTGACAGCGTCAATGCCATCAATCAGGCCGCGCGTGACGTCTACACCCGCGATATCGTTGGCCCGGGTCTGAAATCGGGGCTGCGGTTTGATGAGGACTGGCAGCAGCCAGCGGTTGAGGCAGGCCCCTTGCCGGCGCTGTTTCTGCGCCTGACCTCCGCCAAGCTTGAGGCGATGCCAATCCGTCTGAGCCTCTATCTGGGCTCAGACGCGCCGATCAACAAATCCAACCTGTTTGATGAGGTGCAGCTGCAGCAGTTCCGGGCGATGAAAGACAGCCGCGAACCTGTTTTTGCAACACAGGACGGGTTTGGCCAGATCGCCATGTATCCCGATATCGCAGCCGCGGCGCCCTGTGTGACCTGCCACAATGAACATCGCGACAGCCCTAAGGTAAACTGGGCGTTAAACGATGTCATGGGGGCGACGACCTGGGTCTACCCGGATGAGATGGTCGGCGCGGACCATTATGTTGCCGCGGTGGAGGCGACGTTTCAGGCAGTATCGCTCGCCTATGAGGACTATCTGATCAAAGCGGCAGGGTTCGCGAAACCTCTGCAGCCGGGATCTGACTGGCCGGGGGCGGCCACCGGAACCCAGCAGGCGGTTTTGCCGGATAGCGAGACCTTCATGAAGCGGGTGCGTCTGACAGCCGGGCCCGCGCTGGCGGCGGGGTTGCTGCCGCTCACGCAAGCGGAGGACAAATGCAAGCCGTGA
- the rpsI gene encoding 30S ribosomal protein S9 → MTDQINSLEELGAVAGDVAEAAVEVEVNREPVRDELGRAYATGKRKDAVARVWIKPGSGKVTVNGRDMSVYFARPVLQLILRQPFEVAGVEGEFDVIATVKGGGLTGQAGAVKHGISKALQLYEPSLRGALKAAGFLTRDSRVVERKKYGKRKARRSFQFSKR, encoded by the coding sequence ATGACTGATCAAATCAATTCGCTCGAAGAGCTGGGCGCAGTTGCAGGCGACGTCGCCGAAGCCGCCGTTGAAGTTGAAGTAAACCGTGAGCCGGTTCGTGACGAACTGGGTCGTGCCTATGCCACCGGTAAGCGTAAAGACGCTGTTGCCCGTGTTTGGATCAAGCCGGGTTCCGGCAAGGTCACCGTAAACGGCCGCGACATGAGCGTTTACTTCGCCCGTCCGGTTCTGCAGCTGATCCTGCGTCAGCCGTTCGAAGTTGCCGGCGTTGAAGGTGAGTTTGACGTGATCGCGACCGTTAAAGGTGGTGGTCTGACCGGTCAGGCTGGTGCGGTTAAGCACGGCATCTCCAAGGCGCTGCAGCTTTACGAACCGTCGCTGCGTGGCGCTCTGAAAGCCGCCGGCTTCCTGACCCGTGACTCGCGCGTTGTTGAGCGTAAGAAATACGGTAAGCGTAAAGCACGTCGTTCCTTCCAGTTCTCGAAGCGTTAA
- a CDS encoding DUF1127 domain-containing protein, which yields MQNAETMTVHTVITYDLGRTAPIVAQLALKFAVVLTVWHRRHHTRKALRALPDYLLMDVGLSRDAAYTEARRPFWRV from the coding sequence ATGCAAAACGCCGAAACAATGACCGTCCACACCGTCATCACCTACGATCTGGGTCGCACCGCCCCGATCGTGGCGCAACTTGCCTTGAAATTTGCTGTTGTGCTGACCGTTTGGCATCGCCGACATCATACGCGCAAAGCGCTTCGTGCGCTGCCCGATTACTTGCTTATGGATGTCGGTCTGTCACGTGACGCGGCTTATACGGAGGCCCGTCGCCCGTTCTGGCGTGTTTGA
- a CDS encoding pseudoazurin, whose amino-acid sequence MMTFELNRRQVILAGAAMLLAQPSLAQQVHTVEMLNKDPDDKKRRMIFRPLVQVLEAGDTVRFASVDKGHNTESLKGMLPEGAEKWKSKLSKDFDLTLTVPGFYGYKCTPHTAMGMTGLLIVKGEGMMNNYEAVRGVKHKSRMQKVWDQIWAQVEADGLLNT is encoded by the coding sequence ATGATGACATTTGAACTGAACCGCCGCCAGGTGATCCTGGCGGGTGCTGCGATGCTGCTGGCCCAACCCAGCCTGGCCCAGCAGGTCCACACCGTTGAAATGCTGAACAAAGACCCCGATGACAAAAAGCGCCGGATGATCTTCCGCCCGCTAGTTCAGGTGCTGGAGGCCGGCGACACCGTGCGCTTCGCCTCGGTCGACAAGGGCCACAACACGGAGTCGCTGAAAGGCATGCTGCCCGAAGGCGCCGAAAAGTGGAAAAGCAAGCTGAGCAAAGACTTCGATCTGACCCTCACCGTGCCGGGGTTTTACGGCTACAAATGCACCCCGCATACCGCCATGGGCATGACCGGCCTGCTGATCGTCAAAGGTGAAGGCATGATGAACAACTATGAGGCCGTGCGCGGCGTCAAACACAAAAGCCGCATGCAAAAGGTCTGGGATCAGATCTGGGCCCAGGTCGAAGCCGACGGCCTGCTGAACACCTAA
- a CDS encoding PLP-dependent aminotransferase family protein, translating to MGTNWVPDLSQSGKSKYKALANAIRDAVANDLLSSGDRLPPVRELAYQMSVTPGTVARAYSVLTEEGVLSAGVGRGTFVAEAATRSDPSHEWPQMLSLRSPLLPDMGQGDMIRDAMRKTADNIGGRDLLSYPTRAMDLPLRRALRRWMSDLPIGAFTAEELVLTHGAQNAIITVMQTVLTGPEPVVAVEDLTYTGFRRAAALCRARVVSVQTDEEGPVVAHLEKLVREEGVQLFCTSSEVNNPTVRFTSARRRQEIAKLARRLGLHVLDDDCYSIGNHTAESYYSLLPELGWYVSSLSKALSPALRVGYVLAPKAYVPDLERTAHFSSFGLAPPLTDLALRFMEDQRLLTVAAKVRARVNDLVRVAVNHLGGYDVAWNEDVPLLWLRLPYGWRTAQFVHAAENSGVLVRSAEEFTLRDGNPPHAVRIAVNGMVDPECFEDGIIRLVKLLDNPREEIGV from the coding sequence ATGGGTACAAATTGGGTGCCGGACCTGAGTCAATCCGGAAAATCCAAGTACAAAGCCCTCGCCAACGCGATCCGCGATGCGGTGGCCAATGATCTGTTGTCCAGCGGTGACCGGCTGCCCCCGGTGCGCGAACTGGCCTATCAGATGTCTGTGACCCCGGGCACGGTGGCGCGGGCCTATTCGGTATTGACAGAAGAGGGCGTGCTGAGCGCCGGCGTGGGTCGCGGTACCTTTGTGGCTGAGGCAGCAACACGCAGCGATCCCTCCCATGAATGGCCGCAGATGCTGTCCCTGCGCAGCCCGCTGCTGCCGGATATGGGGCAGGGCGATATGATCCGCGATGCGATGCGCAAAACCGCTGACAACATCGGCGGGCGCGATCTGCTGAGCTACCCGACACGGGCCATGGATCTGCCGCTGCGCCGGGCCCTGCGGCGCTGGATGTCGGATCTGCCCATCGGGGCCTTCACCGCCGAAGAGCTGGTGCTGACCCATGGCGCCCAGAACGCGATCATCACTGTGATGCAGACCGTGCTGACCGGGCCAGAGCCCGTAGTGGCGGTTGAGGATCTGACCTACACCGGGTTCCGGCGGGCAGCGGCCCTGTGCCGGGCGCGGGTGGTCAGTGTGCAAACCGATGAGGAGGGGCCGGTGGTGGCCCATCTGGAAAAGCTGGTGCGCGAAGAAGGGGTGCAGCTGTTTTGTACCTCCTCCGAGGTGAACAATCCCACGGTGCGTTTCACTTCAGCCCGTCGCCGCCAGGAGATTGCCAAGCTGGCGCGCCGTCTGGGGCTGCATGTGCTGGATGACGATTGCTATTCCATCGGCAACCACACCGCCGAAAGCTATTATTCGTTGCTGCCGGAACTGGGGTGGTATGTGTCTTCGCTGTCCAAGGCGCTGTCACCGGCCTTGCGGGTGGGCTATGTGCTGGCGCCGAAAGCCTATGTGCCGGATCTGGAGCGGACGGCGCATTTCAGCTCCTTCGGGTTGGCGCCGCCGCTGACTGATCTGGCGCTGCGCTTCATGGAGGATCAGCGCCTGCTGACCGTCGCCGCAAAGGTGCGGGCGCGGGTCAACGATCTGGTCCGGGTCGCGGTCAATCATCTGGGCGGCTATGATGTGGCCTGGAATGAGGATGTGCCGCTCTTGTGGCTGCGGCTGCCCTATGGCTGGCGCACGGCGCAGTTTGTCCATGCGGCGGAAAACAGCGGCGTTCTGGTGCGCAGCGCCGAAGAGTTCACCCTGCGCGACGGCAACCCACCCCATGCGGTGCGCATTGCGGTCAATGGTATGGTCGATCCTGAGTGTTTTGAGGACGGCATCATCCGTCTGGTCAAGCTTTTGGACAATCCACGCGAAGAAATCGGGGTCTGA